Below is a window of Agrobacterium vitis DNA.
GCTGTCGGTTGCCATGGGCATTTGCGGTCTTATCGTGTGTCTCAAGACGCGGATGCCGATTTCCATTGCCTGGTCGACGCCGGGTGCTGCCTTGCTGGTGACAGCCGGTGTGCCGCAAGGCGGTTTTTCAGCAGCGGTCGGCGCGTTTCTGGTCTGCGCCGCGCTGATCGTCATTGCCGGGCTGTTCAAGCCGCTTGGCCGGGCCATTGGCACCATCCCCGCCCCGCTTGCCAATGCCATGCTATCAGGGGTGATTGTCGGCCTTTGTTTTGCGCCGTTCAAGGCCATCGAAGAAAGCCCGCTGCTTGGCTTGCCGATCCTGCTGGCCTGGGCGATTGTCGGCACCATCAATCGGCTCTTTGCCGTTCCCGCCGCTCTTGCCGCCTTCGTTCTGGTCCTGGTATTCGCCGTTCCCCTGCCCGACGGCGCATTTGCAGCACTGGGTGCCTCCTTCGTGCCGCCGGTCGCATTCGTGATGCCGACGTTCACATTCGCGTCGATGGTTTCCATCTCATTGCCACTGTTCATCGTCACCATGGCCTCGCAGAACATTCCAGGCATCGCCGTGCTGAAAGTGCATGATTACCATCCAAGGCCGGGTCCGCTTTTCACCATTACCGGCCTGTTCACCGCCCTTGCCGCGCCGTTTGGCGCCCATGCCATTAATCTCGCCGCCGTCACTGCCGCCATGGCGGCGGGCCATGATGCCCATGCCGATCCGCAGCGGCGCTACTGGGCGGCGATGATTGGCAGCGTCGGCTATCTGGTGCTTGGGCTTTTGGCCGGTGTGGTCACCTCCTTCGTAGGCCTGGCACCCGCCATCCTGATCGAATCGGTGGCGGGTCTGGCGCTGATCGGCGCCTTTTCCGGCTCACTCGTCGCGGCCTTCCGCGAACCGACAACCCGCGAGGCCGCCGCCGTCACTTTCCTGGTCACCGCATCGGGCATTTCGCTTCTCGGCATTTCCGCCGCCTTCTGGGGATTGATAGGCGGTCTGGCTATGCTGGGGCTGACGCGGTTCGCTGTCCGGCTGCGGCGCTGACCGTCATCCGCAGCCTTGATGAAAATTGCCCTTGCCAGCCCGGAAACCGCTGATTATAGATTGAAGCATGAAGACATTGGGCCATTCCATGACAAAGACTGCACAGCGAGGCAATTTTAGCCGCGCCGCAGCTTTGCGCGCCCTATCCTCGCTTCTTCTTCTCGACCTTATCCGCGGTTGCCGGGTCCATTGAGGAGCGCCCGGCGGCCGGGTTAGCCGTCGCAGGCGATTGCTCCTCACCACTCCACAATTTTGACTATTGACCCCTGAAGGGGCCGAATTTTGCATTCGCATGCGGCACTCGAACCGCTATAAGCCGGGCATATTCGGGATGAGAAGAGAGCGAACATGTTGAAGACCAATTCCATCAAAAAGGGCATGCCCGACGCGGCAAAGAAATACCAGGCCTATCCGCAGATCGACATTTCCGACCGCACCTGGCCAAGCAAGACCATCACACAGGCGCCGATCTGGTGTTCGGTTGATCTGCGCGACGGCAACCAGTCGCTGGTCAATCCAATGGGCCACGACCGCAAGGCAAGAATGTTCCAACTGCTGCTGGAAATGGGCTTCAAGGAAATCGAGATCGGCTTTCCCTCGGCCTCGCAGACCGATTTCGACTTTGCCCGCTGGTGCGTCGAGCAAGGTAATGTGCCCGATGACGTCTCCCTGCAAGTGCTGGTGCAGTGCCGCCCGGAACTGATCACCCGCACCTTCGAGGCCTTGGAAGGCGCCCATAAGCCAATCATCCACTTCTACAATTCGACTTCGGAATTGCAGCGCCGCGTGGTGTTTGCCAAGGACGTGCCCGGCATCAAGCAGATCGCCGTCGATGCGGCGAAAATGATCATCGACATGGCCACCAAGGCTGGCGGCGGCTACCGGTTTGAATATTCGCCGGAAAGCTTTACCGGCACCGAGTTGGACGTGGCGCTGGAGATCTGCAACGCTGTGATTGCCGAGATCAAGCCGACGCCCGACAACAAGCTGATCCTCAACCTGCCCTCAACCGTGGAAATGGCGACGCCGAACATCTATGCCGACCAGATCGAATGGATGTGCCGCAATATCGACAACCGCGAAAACGTCATCATCTCGCTGCATCCGCACAACGACCGCGGCACCGGCATCGCAGCCACCGAACTGGCCCTGATGGCAGGCGCCGACCGGGTGGAAGGCACGCTGTTTGGCAATGGCGAGCGCACCGGCAATGTCGACGTGGTGACGCTGGCGCTGAACATGTACACCCAGGGCATCGATCCCGAGCTGGACTGCTCGCAGATCGAGCGCATCAAGGATGTCTATGAATATGCCAATGAAATGACCATTCCGGAGCGCCATCCCTATGTTGGCGAACTGGTCTATACCGCCTTTTCCGGCTCGCATCAGGATGCGATCAACAAGGGGATGAAGGCAGTGAAAAAGGCCAATTCCCCGGTCTGGGAAGTGCCCTATCTGCCGATCGACCCGCAGGATGTCGGTCGTTCCTATGAAGCGATCATCCGTATCAATTCCCAATCAGGCAAGGGCGGCATCGCCTATATCCTGCAAGAGGATTACGGCATCAACCTGCCGCGCAACCTGCAAGTCGAGTTCCGCGAGGAGATCCAGCGCATTACCGATGAAGAAGGCGTGGAACTGCCCTCCAAGCGGATCTATGACAGCTTCATCAGCCGCTATATCGACCAGCCCGAAGCCCGGCTGAAATTCGTCGATCACCACACCTATCCCGACACGGCCACAAAGGGCGTGCGGATCGTCGCCGCCGAAATCACCGATGGCGGCGAAGTGAAGCGGATCGAAGGCAAGGGTAACGGCCCGATTGACGGTTTCGTCAACGCGCTCTCCACCTATCTGGGCATCGAGATTTCAGTGCGCGATTATTCCGAACACTCCCTGCAACACGGCTCCAACGCCGCAGCCATCGCCTATGTGGAAATGGACCATCCCGCTGGCCGCCTGTTCGGTGCCGGTATCAACCAGAACATTGTGACGGCCTCGCTGGAAGCCATCGTTTCGGCCGCTAATCGGGTGCTGGAAATGCGGGCGAAGTAACGAAACTCCGCTGTCTGCAAAAACCGAATGACAATTGCAAAACCACTGGCAAAACCATGCTGGTGGTTTTGTATTTTTCGGGGCGGTTGACGACGACCCCAAGCAAGATGTACATATATACGTACAGATTATTGGGGCAGCCACCATGACCAACGTCCGCTTCACAGAATTCCGGCAGAATTTCGCGCACCACTTCGACAAGGTGCTGGAATCGCGCGCACCTTTGCTGGTCACACGCCAGGGCAAGGAAGCGGTGGTCGTGATTGCCGAGGGTGAATACGAGAGCATGCAAGAGACGTTGCATCTGCTGTCAAACCCGGCCAACGCCGAGCGACTGCGAGACAGTATCGAGCAGTTGCGGGGAGGAAACATCCTCGATCGCGACCCAACCGAGCCTGCCGATGGCCAGGACAACTGAGCCATGAAGCTGGGCTGGACGGAAAACGCCTGGGACGATTACGAGTTCTGGCTCCGGACAGACCTGAAAATGGTCACCAAGATCAATGAACTGATCCGCAATGCCAAACGAACGCCCTTTACAGGTCTCGGTAAGCCCGAACCCCTGAAAGGCGACCTCACCGGCTTTTGGTCACGGCGCATCGCTGGTGACCATCGGTTGGTCTACTCCGTCTCCGGCTCTGGCCAGGAGCAGCGGCTGGATATTGTTCAATGCCGCTTCCATTATCGGAAATGATCACCGCGCAATCCGCGTCGACAGAATGATTGACGACAGCGTCCGCTCCACCCCCGACAGCTCGCCGATCCGGTCGATCAGCCGGTCGAGATCCTGGATCGATGGCGCCGCCAGCATCGCGATCAGGTCATAAGGACCATTGACGGAATGCAGGGCGGTGACCTGCGGGATGGCTGCAAGCTCCGCCGTCACCAGCGACAGCGCCTTCGGGGCCATGGTTATCATCACATGGGCGCGGATCAGCCCGCTTTGATAGGCATCAGACAGCCTCAGGCCGTAACCGGCGATCACCCCTTCCCGCTCCAGCCGTTCCAGCCGCGCCTGCACCGTGGTGCGCGACAGGCCGAGGCGTCTCGCCAGCGTGGCCACCGGCATGCGGGCATTTTCACCCAGCAGCGCCAGCAATTCGCGGTCCTTGTCGGAGACCTGCATTCTGTCCAATCCTTTCGGTAAATCGTCCATTATCGTAAGCGAAAACGCTCAATTTGCCACTGTGAATCGACAGGGATCAGCTCCACACTGAAGGCTCGTCAAAAGCATCAAGGGGAACGGTCATGAAAAAAATTTCCATCATTGGCGCAGGCAAGATTGGCGGGGCAATTGCCCATCTTCTGGCCGAAACCGGCGATTACCGGGTGACGGTTGCCGACCGCAGCGCCGAGCAATTGGCGAAACTCGACAAGCATCCCGGCATCGCCACTGCTTTGGTTGATATTGCCGATAAGGCCGCAATCGATGCCCATCTTCACGGTCAGTTCGCAGTGCTCTCTGCCGCACCGTTTCACCTGACCGGGGCCATTGCCGAAAGTGCGGCGCGCAGCGGCTGCCATTACCTCGACCTGACCGAAGACGTGGCGACCACGAAAAAAGTCGAGGCGCTGGCGGAGGGTGCGCGCACCGCCTTCATCCCGCAATGCGGCCTTGCCCCCGGCTTCATTTCCATCGTAGCCCATGATCTGGCGCAGCGCTTCGAGACGCTGGACAGCGTGCGGATGCGGGTCGGTGCGCTGCCGCAATATCCTTCCAATGCGCTGAACTATAACCTCACCTGGAGCACGGACGGGTTGATCAACGAATATATCGAGCCTTGCGAAGCCATTGTCGAGGGACGGCTGATCAGCGTGCCCGCCATGGAGGAGCGCGAGGAATTTTCGCTCGACGGCGTCACCTACGAGGCCTTCAACACGTCAGGCGGCCTCGGCACGCTGGCGAAAACCCTGGAAGGCCGGGTACGGACGATGAATTACCGCACCATCCGCTATCCCGGCCATCAGGCAATCATCAAGGCGCTGCTCAACGACTTCAACCTGAAGAATCGCCGCGACGTGCTGAAGGACCTGTTTGAAAACGCCCTGCCCGCCACCATGCAGGATGTGGTTGTAATTTTCGTGACCGTCTGCGGCTGGCGCGAAGGGCGCTACATGCAAGAAACATATGCCAACAAGGTTTATGCCGGGACCGTGGCGGACAAGAAAATGAGCGCCATCCAGATCACCACCGCCGCTGGCATCTGCGCCGTGCTGGACCTGCTGGCTGAGGGTGCATTGCCGCAATCCGGCTTCGTGCGCCAGGAGGAAATCAGCCTCGACGCCTTTCTCGCCAATCGCTTCGGCCAGCTCTATCAATCGGCAGCCGGACCGATCACCCAAAAGCGCCCCGAATACGCAGCGGCATAAGCGAAGACACGACCTCGCCTCACCCGGACAATCGTTTCAGGGTGAGGCGCATGGCGTGGGCGGTCGCCTTATGCTACGGCAGGTTTTCCGTTTCCAAGCTGCAAAAACCGCTCCATGCTCCTCGACATTTTCCCAGCCTCGGCAGCCCTGCCCGTTCGCACTTGCGGCACCTGCACGCTCTGTTGCCGTCTGCCGGATATCGACGCCTTAGCAAAACCGGCCAATACCTGGTGCCTCCACTGCACAGCCGAGAAAGGCTGCGCGATCTACCCCGACAGACCGCAGCTCTGCCGAGACTTTCTCTGTCTTTGGATGACAAGCGACAGTCTTAGCCCGGAATGGGAACCGGCCACGGCAAAGATGATGGTCTACACTCAAGGCCCGCAAATCACGGTCCTGGTCGACCCGGCCTTTCCGCAGGTGTGGCGTCACGAACCCTATGCCAGCGCGTTGCACCGCTGGGCAGCCGAAGCGGAAACAGCCGGCGGCTATGTCATCGTTTTTATCGGGGAAGACGTCGTCAAGATCAACACTGGCAAGGTGCTGGCCGGTTAGGCTTTGCGCAATTCTGCATCGCCCTTTCCATCCACTGATCAACATTCGCAACCGAAAACACAAACATACCCGGCAATACAACCAAAACCTTGACCTTTTGTAAGACTAGTCTAATTTCGCCATAGGGATGGCGCGTTTGAAATAGTTTTGGCGGGCCATCGATATTGCATTTGATATTTTAAGACGCAATCCCGGGGGCCTTACGATGTTCGACGATATATTGACTGCCGATTTCATTCAGGCCAGCCGCGTTTTAAAGGTCTCCTCTCCGCTGGGTGAGGATCAATTGCTGCCGGAGCGGATGAAGGTGGATGAGGGCGTCAATCGTCTGTTCGAAATCACCCTGCATGTCCGCGCCAAGCGTGAAGCAGTCAAACCGGAAGAGCTTATTGGCAAGCTGGTCGATATTTCCCTGGAAATCCGCCAGGGCGAACTGGGCGAGGATGGCCTGCGCCGCCCATTCAATGGCTTGGTGACCGATCTTGAGGAAGGCCCGCCGGTCACACGTGGGTTACGCTCCTACACGCTCACCATCCGTCCGCAGATGTGGCTACTGTCCCGCCGCTCCGATTGCCGGATCTGGCTGGATATGACATCGATCCAGGTGCTGGAAACGCTGTTTTCCGAACATGGCCTGCCACAGCCGGATATCGGCTTTCTACAGAACAAGCCACCGGCACAAGGCTATTCTGTCCAATGGCAGGAAAATGACCTCGACTACCTGCTTCGTCGACTGGAAGAAGATGGAATCTTCTATTGGTTTCAACATGATAAGGGCATCCATCGCCTGAGAGTAACAGACCACCAGATTGCGTGGTCAAAGGCCTCGGCCAGCGCGGAAGACGATGACACCGTACGCATCGCCCAAGGCTCTTCCGACCGCAACCACATCACCGAATGGATGCGGCGCTTCAGCTATGTTCCCGGCCAACGGGTCGATGCCGACTGGAATTTTGAAACGCCGAACTTCATTCCACGCTCACAGACTCCTTCTCTCGTGGAGTTGCCGGGCAATGCCAAGCGCGAGCTTTACAACTACCCCGCCCGCGCCGCAGATTACACCGAAATGGAGCGCGTCGGCAAATTGCGCGCTCAGGCGACACAGGCGGATCACGAGCGGATCAAAGGCCAGTCGACCGTGCGTGTGCTGGAACCGGGACGACGCTTCAACCCCTATGAAGAACCGCACCCGGAACACAAATACGAAGAGCATGTGATAACCCGCATCACCCATTGGGTGGTGGATCGCTCCTATGAGACCACGGAAAATCAGCCGGAATATATCAACGAATTCGAGGCCATCCCGTCACGCATCCCCTTAACCCCGCATCGTACCACCAAACGCCCGCGCATCGAAGGCGCGCAGGTGGCCATTGTCGCAGGCCCCTCGGGGGAAGAAATTCATCCTGACAAATACGGCCGGATCAAAGCCTGGTTCCCCTGGGACAGACGCGCCAAAAAGGACGGCTCCGACACCTGCTGGATCCGCGTCTCCCAAAGCTGGGCCGGCGGCCTCTGGGGCTCCCAGGTCATCCCCCGCATCGGCATGGAAGTAATGGTCGCCTATATCGACGGCGACCCGGACAGACCGCTGGTGACAGGCGTCGTGCCGAATACGAACAACCCGGTGCCTTATGATTTGCCGGCGAATAAGACCAAGAGCGTCTTTCGGACCAATACGCATAAGGGGAAATCAGCGCAGAAGTTTAATGAGCTGACGTTTGAGGATGAGGCTGGGTTGGAGGAGATATTTGTGCACGCCCAAAAGGATATGACGGTCAAAGTGCTGAACCATGCGACGGAACGTGTTGATGTCAACAAGATTACATCCGTGGGTGGCGCCCATCTTACAGAAGTTCAGTCTAGCCAGATGACTCATGTCGGCCAGAACGTGACGCTTAACGTCGGAACAGGAGTTGGCGGCGGTGTGGTACGTGGCGCGCTTGCCGCCAGTACATTCGGCATTCGTGATGCCGGCTATTTCCTTGCAAAGACAATGTCTTCCATGAGTGGCTTCGGGAATTACACGATTAACGCTTCAGGTGCGATGTCCATAAATGCGCTGGGTGCAGCAACTCTTACGGTCGGAGCCGCAAATATTGTCTCGGTTGGTGGTATACACACTTTGAATGTAGGTGGTGCGATTTATGAAAGTGCCGCTGGCGCTTCAAGCGAAGTGGTCGGGTCAGCCAAGATAATCGATGCCCATGAGGAGATACTGTTTCGCTGCGGAAAGTCGGAAGTCCGTCTGCAGCCAGACGGCACTATCACACTGAAGGGTACCAATCTCATTATCGAAAAGGAAGACAAGATCAAAATGACGGCCTCCAGAATCGACATAAACTGAGGTGCGCGCGTTGAAAATTTCTACGAAACTCAAGATCACGGGATCAATTTTGCTGGCCGTTGCAGCGCTTTATGCTGTTGACCAGAACCAGGCAAAGGAGCCGGAATTGTCGACACGCTTGATCATAACAGTAAACCAGCCAATGTTGGAAACAGGCGGTGCAGTGATTGTCGCCGGACGCTCGATGCCTGAAAATCAGTGGCGTCTCCTCAAGGCAGATGCTGATGGCAGAACGTCACAGGAGAAGGTTTTTCACGCCAGCATTAGCTCACCAGGATCGATCATCGAACTTTTCTACCCTGACACCGGGACATATACGTTCAAATTCGAAGCAGATCCAAAACACCAGGAACGCTCTCTAGTCACCAAGCTTTTGACCATCGGAAGTGGTCAGTCAACTGACCCCGAAACAAAGGAACAGATTTC
It encodes the following:
- the leuA gene encoding 2-isopropylmalate synthase, with the translated sequence MLKTNSIKKGMPDAAKKYQAYPQIDISDRTWPSKTITQAPIWCSVDLRDGNQSLVNPMGHDRKARMFQLLLEMGFKEIEIGFPSASQTDFDFARWCVEQGNVPDDVSLQVLVQCRPELITRTFEALEGAHKPIIHFYNSTSELQRRVVFAKDVPGIKQIAVDAAKMIIDMATKAGGGYRFEYSPESFTGTELDVALEICNAVIAEIKPTPDNKLILNLPSTVEMATPNIYADQIEWMCRNIDNRENVIISLHPHNDRGTGIAATELALMAGADRVEGTLFGNGERTGNVDVVTLALNMYTQGIDPELDCSQIERIKDVYEYANEMTIPERHPYVGELVYTAFSGSHQDAINKGMKAVKKANSPVWEVPYLPIDPQDVGRSYEAIIRINSQSGKGGIAYILQEDYGINLPRNLQVEFREEIQRITDEEGVELPSKRIYDSFISRYIDQPEARLKFVDHHTYPDTATKGVRIVAAEITDGGEVKRIEGKGNGPIDGFVNALSTYLGIEISVRDYSEHSLQHGSNAAAIAYVEMDHPAGRLFGAGINQNIVTASLEAIVSAANRVLEMRAK
- a CDS encoding YkgJ family cysteine cluster protein; translation: MLLDIFPASAALPVRTCGTCTLCCRLPDIDALAKPANTWCLHCTAEKGCAIYPDRPQLCRDFLCLWMTSDSLSPEWEPATAKMMVYTQGPQITVLVDPAFPQVWRHEPYASALHRWAAEAETAGGYVIVFIGEDVVKINTGKVLAG
- a CDS encoding Lrp/AsnC family transcriptional regulator; translated protein: MQVSDKDRELLALLGENARMPVATLARRLGLSRTTVQARLERLEREGVIAGYGLRLSDAYQSGLIRAHVMITMAPKALSLVTAELAAIPQVTALHSVNGPYDLIAMLAAPSIQDLDRLIDRIGELSGVERTLSSIILSTRIAR
- a CDS encoding benzoate/H(+) symporter BenE family transporter; this encodes MLKEFSPQSLFMGLLVAFVGFASSFAVILQGLKGVGASDLQAASGLMALSVAMGICGLIVCLKTRMPISIAWSTPGAALLVTAGVPQGGFSAAVGAFLVCAALIVIAGLFKPLGRAIGTIPAPLANAMLSGVIVGLCFAPFKAIEESPLLGLPILLAWAIVGTINRLFAVPAALAAFVLVLVFAVPLPDGAFAALGASFVPPVAFVMPTFTFASMVSISLPLFIVTMASQNIPGIAVLKVHDYHPRPGPLFTITGLFTALAAPFGAHAINLAAVTAAMAAGHDAHADPQRRYWAAMIGSVGYLVLGLLAGVVTSFVGLAPAILIESVAGLALIGAFSGSLVAAFREPTTREAAAVTFLVTASGISLLGISAAFWGLIGGLAMLGLTRFAVRLRR
- a CDS encoding type II toxin-antitoxin system Phd/YefM family antitoxin, with product MTNVRFTEFRQNFAHHFDKVLESRAPLLVTRQGKEAVVVIAEGEYESMQETLHLLSNPANAERLRDSIEQLRGGNILDRDPTEPADGQDN
- a CDS encoding saccharopine dehydrogenase family protein; the encoded protein is MKKISIIGAGKIGGAIAHLLAETGDYRVTVADRSAEQLAKLDKHPGIATALVDIADKAAIDAHLHGQFAVLSAAPFHLTGAIAESAARSGCHYLDLTEDVATTKKVEALAEGARTAFIPQCGLAPGFISIVAHDLAQRFETLDSVRMRVGALPQYPSNALNYNLTWSTDGLINEYIEPCEAIVEGRLISVPAMEEREEFSLDGVTYEAFNTSGGLGTLAKTLEGRVRTMNYRTIRYPGHQAIIKALLNDFNLKNRRDVLKDLFENALPATMQDVVVIFVTVCGWREGRYMQETYANKVYAGTVADKKMSAIQITTAAGICAVLDLLAEGALPQSGFVRQEEISLDAFLANRFGQLYQSAAGPITQKRPEYAAA
- a CDS encoding Txe/YoeB family addiction module toxin, encoding MKLGWTENAWDDYEFWLRTDLKMVTKINELIRNAKRTPFTGLGKPEPLKGDLTGFWSRRIAGDHRLVYSVSGSGQEQRLDIVQCRFHYRK
- a CDS encoding type VI secretion system Vgr family protein: MFDDILTADFIQASRVLKVSSPLGEDQLLPERMKVDEGVNRLFEITLHVRAKREAVKPEELIGKLVDISLEIRQGELGEDGLRRPFNGLVTDLEEGPPVTRGLRSYTLTIRPQMWLLSRRSDCRIWLDMTSIQVLETLFSEHGLPQPDIGFLQNKPPAQGYSVQWQENDLDYLLRRLEEDGIFYWFQHDKGIHRLRVTDHQIAWSKASASAEDDDTVRIAQGSSDRNHITEWMRRFSYVPGQRVDADWNFETPNFIPRSQTPSLVELPGNAKRELYNYPARAADYTEMERVGKLRAQATQADHERIKGQSTVRVLEPGRRFNPYEEPHPEHKYEEHVITRITHWVVDRSYETTENQPEYINEFEAIPSRIPLTPHRTTKRPRIEGAQVAIVAGPSGEEIHPDKYGRIKAWFPWDRRAKKDGSDTCWIRVSQSWAGGLWGSQVIPRIGMEVMVAYIDGDPDRPLVTGVVPNTNNPVPYDLPANKTKSVFRTNTHKGKSAQKFNELTFEDEAGLEEIFVHAQKDMTVKVLNHATERVDVNKITSVGGAHLTEVQSSQMTHVGQNVTLNVGTGVGGGVVRGALAASTFGIRDAGYFLAKTMSSMSGFGNYTINASGAMSINALGAATLTVGAANIVSVGGIHTLNVGGAIYESAAGASSEVVGSAKIIDAHEEILFRCGKSEVRLQPDGTITLKGTNLIIEKEDKIKMTASRIDIN